In one window of Flavobacterium ginsengisoli DNA:
- a CDS encoding sialate O-acetylesterase, with amino-acid sequence MKSKITLLAVLLSFAINAQIKLPRLISDGMILQRDTKVNIWGWASPNEKVELEFNRKTYKATTAQDGKWTIQIPSQKAGGPYEMTLKASNTIVLKNILFGDVWLCSGQSNMELPMDRLKDKYKEEIAKSANTNIRQFLVPDEYYFEKERNDFSSGSWIEANPINVLQFTGVGYFFASEIYEKYKIPIGLINSALGGSPAESWISEEGIKKFPEYYQEYLKFKDGKLEKQIDENDRKVSSEWYKLLNNTDIGVKNKWANSAETSDWNEMQIRVIGLTENSEKQTVQFGLRKSLY; translated from the coding sequence ATGAAAAGCAAAATAACATTACTAGCAGTCCTTTTAAGTTTTGCGATTAATGCGCAAATAAAACTTCCGCGATTGATAAGTGACGGAATGATATTGCAGCGCGATACAAAAGTCAATATTTGGGGCTGGGCGTCGCCAAACGAAAAAGTCGAACTCGAATTTAATCGTAAAACATACAAAGCCACAACAGCTCAAGACGGAAAATGGACCATTCAGATTCCTTCTCAAAAAGCAGGCGGACCTTACGAAATGACTTTAAAAGCGTCCAACACAATTGTCTTGAAAAACATTCTTTTTGGAGATGTTTGGCTGTGCTCTGGACAATCGAACATGGAACTTCCAATGGATCGTTTGAAAGACAAATACAAAGAAGAAATTGCAAAATCTGCCAATACTAATATTCGTCAGTTTTTAGTTCCCGATGAATATTATTTCGAAAAAGAAAGAAACGATTTTTCATCTGGTTCTTGGATTGAAGCAAATCCAATTAATGTTTTACAGTTTACAGGAGTTGGATATTTCTTTGCTTCAGAAATATACGAAAAGTATAAAATTCCAATTGGATTAATCAATAGCGCTTTGGGTGGTTCTCCTGCCGAATCATGGATTAGCGAAGAAGGCATTAAAAAGTTTCCCGAATATTATCAAGAATATTTAAAATTCAAAGACGGAAAACTCGAAAAACAAATAGATGAAAACGATCGTAAAGTCAGTTCAGAATGGTACAAATTATTAAACAATACCGATATTGGTGTTAAAAATAAATGGGCAAATTCTGCAGAGACTTCAGATTGGAACGAAATGCAAATTCGGGTTATTGGGCTGACGGAGAACTCGGAAAAACAAACGGTTCAGTTTGGTTTAAGAAAGAGTTTATACTAG
- a CDS encoding DUF5597 domain-containing protein: protein MAFNRKTNRVRVFTKGKLFLIAFLTIQFGFSQNIPHLQKTGNKTQLIVNQKPFLIRGGELGNSSATSMESMEPIWSKLTDMNLNTVLTPIYWELIEPQEGKFDFQLVDDLIRRARKENLKLVFLWFGSWKNSMSSHAPEWIKLNQKKYPRVKDDKNKSHEILTPFSENNLQADLNAFKKLMAHIKDFDQKDQTVIMIQVENEIGMLPTARDYHALANAAFQKPVPDELIKYLEKNKQKLVPEFLEIWKKNGFKTKGNWEEVFGKGLHTDEIFMAWYFSKFTNIVAKAGKDAYPIPMFVNAALNAPEKKPGQYPSAGPLPHIMDVWKAAGNSIDFLAPDFYNPSFKQWNDLFTRQGDPLFIPEHRFDETAPFKGLYAIGHYEAMGFSPFSIESVADAKKEPLGKIYDLVQQLTPTIEKYKGQGKIDGVLLDKENNTQIIKMGDYEFTFKHDYTLNWSDGAKAETWPMSSAIIIEIAKDEFYISGSGIVVTFKPLKENVNAGILKTDFGKFENEVWRTIRHFNGDQTHQGRHLRISVGDYEIQKIKLYSYE from the coding sequence ATGGCTTTCAATCGTAAAACAAATCGAGTAAGAGTTTTTACAAAAGGCAAATTGTTTCTCATTGCATTCTTGACAATACAATTTGGTTTTAGTCAAAACATACCACATCTTCAAAAAACAGGAAACAAAACACAATTAATTGTAAACCAAAAACCATTCTTAATACGAGGCGGAGAATTAGGAAATTCCTCTGCAACAAGTATGGAAAGCATGGAACCCATTTGGTCTAAATTGACAGATATGAACCTCAACACGGTTTTAACACCTATTTATTGGGAATTGATAGAACCGCAAGAAGGTAAATTTGATTTTCAGTTAGTAGATGACTTAATTCGTCGTGCAAGAAAAGAAAACTTAAAACTCGTTTTCCTTTGGTTCGGATCATGGAAAAACAGTATGTCAAGCCATGCTCCAGAATGGATAAAACTTAACCAGAAAAAATATCCAAGAGTTAAAGACGATAAAAATAAAAGCCATGAAATTTTGACGCCTTTCAGCGAAAATAATCTTCAAGCCGATTTGAATGCTTTTAAAAAACTGATGGCGCATATTAAAGATTTCGATCAAAAAGACCAAACCGTAATCATGATTCAGGTTGAAAACGAAATCGGAATGCTGCCAACAGCTCGTGATTATCATGCTTTAGCGAATGCTGCATTTCAGAAACCAGTTCCAGATGAATTGATCAAATATTTAGAAAAAAACAAGCAAAAACTAGTTCCAGAATTTTTAGAAATCTGGAAGAAAAACGGATTCAAAACCAAAGGAAACTGGGAAGAAGTTTTTGGAAAAGGACTGCATACAGACGAAATTTTCATGGCTTGGTATTTTTCTAAATTTACCAATATCGTTGCCAAAGCAGGAAAAGATGCTTATCCAATTCCGATGTTTGTTAACGCTGCCCTAAATGCGCCAGAAAAAAAGCCAGGACAATATCCAAGTGCAGGACCATTGCCTCATATTATGGACGTTTGGAAAGCCGCTGGAAATTCAATAGATTTTTTAGCGCCAGATTTCTACAATCCGTCATTCAAACAATGGAACGATTTGTTTACACGTCAAGGAGATCCACTTTTTATTCCAGAACATCGTTTTGATGAAACAGCTCCATTTAAAGGATTATATGCTATCGGACATTATGAAGCAATGGGATTTTCTCCATTTTCAATAGAATCTGTAGCCGATGCAAAAAAAGAACCTCTAGGTAAAATCTACGATTTGGTGCAACAATTAACTCCGACAATTGAAAAATACAAAGGACAAGGAAAAATCGATGGTGTTTTATTAGACAAAGAAAATAATACACAAATCATAAAAATGGGTGATTACGAATTCACTTTTAAACATGATTATACCTTAAATTGGTCTGATGGAGCAAAAGCTGAAACATGGCCAATGTCAAGCGCTATTATTATAGAAATCGCTAAAGATGAATTTTATATTTCAGGTTCAGGAATTGTGGTAACTTTTAAACCGTTAAAGGAAAATGTAAATGCTGGAATTCTAAAAACAGATTTTGGTAAATTCGAAAATGAAGTTTGGAGAACCATAAGACATTTCAACGGAGATCAAACGCATCAAGGAAGACATTTAAGAATCTCAGTTGGAGATTACGAAATTCAAAAAATAAAATTATATAGTTACGAATAG
- a CDS encoding endo-1,4-beta-xylanase, producing the protein MKRLLLGKQVKIKLAPGDFKSGSTSFQFNLDLGYLPNVTYLIDANTLAVVDLDAATAVTNLVTNGNFNSGITGWAKYNGATDALSAASASEAYEGNGAMKVINATDNSGGEWKTQIHADFTSTLTAGKNYTISYMIRSEAPGSVRCSTTGGSAQYQGNQATSTTWKLIEWKITAAGTETGFNFDLGLLAGTYYIDNVTVTDGSSAGGGATAPVTIEKTDAEKTKIIGDAMTDWISKMMTHYKTSVFAWDVVNEPMKEDGTLRNGTEGDTAADYFSWIKYLGKDYAVTAFKLARQYGNETDKLFINDYNLESRLDKCDGLIEYVKYIEGKGARIDGIGTQMHIDLNTDKDKIAQMFQKLATTGKLIKISELDIRLGTATPTVAQQASQSEMYQYVIDMYKKYIPAGQQYGITIWGVSDNSKEHEYWLPNESPNLWDANYVRKHAYKGTADGLAGKDVSLGFSGELQKP; encoded by the coding sequence TTGAAACGACTTCTTCTTGGCAAGCAAGTTAAAATTAAATTAGCGCCAGGCGATTTTAAATCAGGAAGCACAAGTTTTCAGTTTAATTTAGATTTAGGATATCTTCCAAATGTAACTTACTTGATTGATGCCAATACACTTGCAGTTGTTGATCTTGATGCGGCTACAGCTGTAACCAATTTGGTGACCAACGGTAATTTTAATTCAGGAATAACCGGATGGGCAAAATACAATGGAGCTACAGATGCCTTGAGTGCGGCATCGGCATCAGAGGCTTACGAAGGAAACGGCGCAATGAAAGTAATCAACGCAACCGATAATTCTGGTGGAGAATGGAAAACGCAAATTCATGCAGATTTTACTTCAACATTAACAGCAGGAAAAAATTACACAATTTCGTATATGATTCGTTCAGAAGCACCAGGTTCTGTACGTTGTTCAACAACAGGAGGGTCAGCTCAATACCAAGGAAATCAGGCAACTTCTACAACTTGGAAATTAATTGAGTGGAAAATAACAGCAGCTGGAACAGAAACAGGTTTCAATTTTGATTTAGGATTACTTGCTGGTACCTATTATATTGATAATGTTACAGTAACAGACGGATCATCTGCTGGTGGCGGTGCAACAGCTCCAGTGACAATTGAAAAAACAGATGCTGAGAAAACTAAAATTATTGGAGATGCTATGACAGATTGGATTTCTAAAATGATGACACATTACAAAACAAGCGTTTTTGCTTGGGATGTTGTAAACGAACCAATGAAAGAAGATGGAACGCTAAGAAACGGAACAGAAGGCGATACAGCCGCAGATTATTTCTCATGGATTAAATATCTAGGAAAAGATTACGCTGTAACAGCTTTCAAACTAGCACGTCAATACGGAAATGAAACAGATAAACTTTTCATTAACGATTACAACCTAGAATCTAGATTAGACAAATGTGACGGATTAATCGAATATGTAAAATACATTGAAGGCAAAGGCGCTAGAATTGACGGAATTGGAACACAAATGCATATTGATTTAAATACAGATAAAGACAAAATTGCTCAAATGTTCCAAAAATTGGCGACTACAGGAAAATTGATTAAAATTTCTGAATTAGATATCAGATTAGGAACTGCTACGCCAACAGTTGCACAGCAAGCCTCTCAGTCAGAAATGTACCAGTATGTTATTGATATGTACAAAAAATACATTCCCGCAGGTCAGCAATACGGAATCACAATTTGGGGAGTATCCGATAATTCAAAAGAACATGAATACTGGCTTCCAAACGAGTCTCCAAATCTTTGGGATGCAAATTATGTTCGTAAACATGCATATAAAGGCACAGCAGACGGTCTTGCCGGAAAAGATGTGAGTTTAGGTTTCTCAGGAGAATTACAAAAACCTTAA
- a CDS encoding glycan-binding surface protein — MKYILNKKYWAPIALFSMMVFSMLFTSCDNNDSEGSTITITKVFLEDVNSSVPDREVSFARLGQLLRIEGSGFAGLKKVYINGYSTYFNVVFVSNTSMLVSISADTPITDADPSVRNTIRFVNDNNEVTFPFQIRAGKPSIISMSNTMPNPGETIIVSGTGLTEVSKVVFPGNVEVTTGITSDEEGESFTVVVPNGISDLGGSIYAETSNGGVYSPRYFNFKKGILLDFDGQGSHGYWGTSTSMIQPTDIESAVLGTGNTSQGKYVPHRPARIASFDAAKNRCSEVWTAGNGVDNWRAQLTPYIPASTALDKVAFQFDIYVPDVWRESGFLKICMINNFNGGEWAGACYNYVPWIKDGKAIGVNTTGWITVTIPLNKFYAWSKEAFTFETVLAYREAATYQNFGIYFENSDVKLSNVTGNASEVEFPSKATSVKVYTDNWRIVPLDTPVYNDFN; from the coding sequence ATGAAATATATTTTAAATAAAAAGTATTGGGCGCCCATCGCACTCTTTAGCATGATGGTTTTCAGTATGCTGTTTACTTCTTGCGATAATAACGATTCAGAAGGAAGCACAATTACAATTACAAAAGTGTTTTTAGAAGATGTAAATTCATCTGTACCTGATAGAGAAGTTAGTTTTGCTCGTTTAGGACAGCTATTGCGCATTGAAGGTTCTGGATTTGCAGGTTTGAAGAAAGTATATATTAACGGATATTCTACTTATTTCAATGTTGTTTTTGTTTCTAATACCTCAATGTTAGTGAGCATTTCAGCAGATACTCCAATTACAGATGCAGATCCATCAGTAAGAAATACAATTCGTTTTGTAAATGACAATAACGAAGTCACATTTCCTTTTCAAATTCGCGCAGGAAAACCTTCTATTATAAGTATGTCCAATACAATGCCAAATCCAGGAGAAACAATTATTGTTTCAGGAACAGGCTTAACAGAAGTAAGCAAAGTAGTTTTTCCAGGAAATGTTGAAGTAACAACAGGAATCACTTCAGACGAAGAAGGAGAATCTTTTACAGTAGTTGTTCCAAACGGAATTTCAGATTTAGGAGGTTCAATTTACGCAGAAACATCAAATGGAGGTGTTTATTCTCCAAGATATTTTAACTTCAAAAAAGGTATATTATTAGATTTTGACGGACAAGGTTCTCATGGATATTGGGGAACTTCAACAAGTATGATTCAGCCAACAGATATAGAATCGGCAGTTTTAGGAACAGGAAATACATCTCAAGGAAAATACGTACCTCATCGTCCAGCTCGTATCGCTTCTTTTGATGCCGCTAAAAACCGTTGTTCTGAAGTTTGGACAGCAGGAAATGGAGTAGACAATTGGAGAGCACAATTAACCCCATACATTCCAGCAAGTACAGCATTAGACAAAGTAGCATTTCAGTTTGATATCTATGTGCCAGATGTTTGGAGAGAATCAGGCTTCTTAAAAATTTGTATGATCAATAACTTTAATGGCGGAGAATGGGCAGGAGCTTGTTACAATTATGTTCCTTGGATTAAAGATGGTAAAGCAATTGGCGTAAATACAACAGGATGGATCACAGTTACAATTCCGTTAAACAAATTCTATGCATGGTCTAAAGAAGCATTTACTTTCGAAACAGTTTTAGCATATCGTGAAGCGGCAACGTACCAAAACTTTGGAATTTACTTCGAAAATTCTGATGTAAAACTATCTAACGTAACAGGAAATGCAAGCGAAGTAGAATTCCCTTCAAAAGCAACTTCTGTAAAAGTGTACACTGACAACTGGAGAATTGTACCATTAGATACGCCAGTTTACAATGATTTTAACTAA